A single Silvibacterium dinghuense DNA region contains:
- a CDS encoding DUF2461 domain-containing protein codes for MQAKAAKKAVAKKKTSTAKSHPTAVPYFREAGLKFLRDLKRNNRREWFEARREVYEQELKQPMLALIERLTAGMMDYAPGHIRPAHKSLFRIYRDTRFSADKTPYKTHIAAWWTHAGLEKTSGSGYYLQIAPEGVLIAAGVYMPPKEQLFAIRTHLLAHHERFRALVEDKKLRRVMNLHEPMALTRPPKGFPAEHPALEWVRWRQWGVLAELPAATALRPDLSITIEKYFRLSTPLVGFLNEPLLAAAQPKRKPLFGLS; via the coding sequence ATGCAGGCTAAAGCAGCAAAAAAAGCTGTAGCGAAGAAGAAGACTTCAACTGCGAAGAGCCATCCGACCGCAGTCCCTTACTTCCGCGAAGCAGGATTGAAGTTTCTCCGCGACCTCAAGCGCAACAACCGGCGCGAATGGTTCGAAGCGCGTCGCGAGGTCTATGAGCAGGAGCTGAAGCAGCCCATGCTGGCCCTCATCGAACGCCTGACCGCCGGCATGATGGATTACGCTCCCGGCCACATTCGTCCCGCGCACAAGAGCCTCTTCCGCATCTATCGCGACACGCGTTTCTCCGCCGACAAGACGCCGTATAAGACGCATATCGCCGCATGGTGGACACATGCCGGCCTGGAGAAGACCTCGGGAAGCGGCTACTATCTGCAGATCGCACCCGAAGGCGTGCTCATTGCTGCCGGCGTCTACATGCCGCCCAAGGAGCAGCTCTTCGCCATCCGCACGCATCTGCTCGCGCATCACGAACGCTTCCGCGCGCTCGTGGAGGACAAGAAGCTTCGCCGGGTCATGAATCTGCATGAGCCGATGGCGCTCACGCGCCCGCCGAAGGGCTTTCCGGCCGAGCATCCGGCGCTGGAGTGGGTTCGCTGGCGACAGTGGGGAGTGCTGGCTGAGCTGCCTGCCGCAACCGCTCTCAGGCCCGATCTTTCTATCACGATCGAGAAATATTTTCGTCTGTCCACGCCGCTGGTCGGCTTTCTGAATGAGCCGCTGCTCGCCGCTGCACAGCCGAAACGCAAGCCGCTTTTCGGGCTCTCTTAA
- a CDS encoding ABC transporter ATP-binding protein, translating into MLELRHLAKRYGGITAVEDATFCARAGEVTGYLGANGSGKSTTMKIITGLLPASGGQVLFAGEPVDKDFRAWRSRFGYVPEEPHLYTHLSGLEYLVMVAQLRGLFGRTGAKRIDGLLHLLNLHGDRHVTLSSYSKGMRQKILLAAALLHNPELVLLDEPFSGLDIGSALILRHLIAELAARGKTVLFSSHELDTVERLATQVVILHRGRIVADDSIANLRSLMQRSSLEEIFSQLAVEQDTVAVARQIVELIDAR; encoded by the coding sequence ATGCTCGAATTGCGCCATCTCGCGAAGCGCTATGGTGGGATCACCGCGGTCGAAGATGCGACCTTCTGCGCTCGTGCCGGGGAGGTGACCGGCTACCTCGGTGCCAATGGCTCCGGCAAGTCGACCACCATGAAGATCATCACCGGCCTGTTGCCGGCGAGTGGCGGCCAGGTACTCTTTGCCGGCGAGCCTGTCGATAAAGATTTCCGCGCCTGGCGCTCACGCTTTGGCTACGTGCCGGAGGAGCCGCACCTCTACACGCATCTGAGCGGGCTCGAATATCTGGTGATGGTGGCGCAGCTTCGCGGTCTCTTTGGCCGCACGGGAGCCAAGCGCATCGATGGCCTGCTGCATCTGCTCAACCTGCACGGCGACCGCCACGTCACCCTCTCTTCCTATTCGAAGGGCATGCGCCAGAAGATCCTGCTCGCCGCCGCGCTCCTGCACAACCCAGAGTTGGTTCTGCTCGATGAGCCATTTTCCGGCCTCGATATCGGCTCCGCATTGATCCTCCGGCATCTCATTGCCGAGCTCGCCGCGCGCGGCAAAACTGTGCTCTTCAGCTCGCATGAGCTCGACACCGTCGAGCGCCTCGCTACGCAGGTCGTCATCCTGCACCGCGGACGTATCGTTGCCGACGACTCCATCGCAAATCTGCGCTCGCTCATGCAGCGCTCGTCGTTGGAGGAGATCTTTTCCCAGCTTGCCGTCGAGCAGGATACCGTCGCAGTCGCGCGGCAGATCGTGGAGCTCATCGATGCCCGATAA
- a CDS encoding metallopeptidase TldD-related protein gives MLHRSRRLLSSVVLASTTFFALPLLAAPGSQPDSPLLNAMSTELHRAVTSLGAPSAGKADDDSQPAPYFVSYDAHDLSTVSITAQQGALLGDDAANNRVVDVVIRVGSPALDNTHGQHRASAITTVPLPLADDQEALARSLWYATNAGYGKALQTYLQVKTETGVRADEEDKSPDFSKDTAQTALQAPAPSLSVNRAAWGERLRALSAVFREYPHVYTNFVMMTAQSETGYFVSSEGAKVVTPHQLARVVVFASTRADDGMDLFRAQTFEARTAAELPSQKEMEAAMHKLGASLEDLRKAPVTQPYDGPALLSGRAAAVFFHEVLGHRLEGQRQRGDQEGQTFTKDIGKAILPPFLSVADDPTMATFDGTYLSGYYSYDDEGQRAERVALIQDGVLKTFLMSRLPIASFASSNGHGRAQIGLMPTGRQGNLIVSSTKTVPDKELRQMLIDEAKKQNKPYGLYFDDISSGFAVTNRAAPQAFQVIPLVVYRVYTDGRPDELVRGVSIVGTPQAALTRIVATGNHPEIFNGECGAESGSIPVSAIAPAMLVSEIETQRQEQGTARPPILPPPTAVSTAAPEVHE, from the coding sequence ATGTTGCATCGTTCGCGCCGTCTTCTTTCCTCTGTCGTTCTCGCCTCCACGACTTTTTTTGCACTGCCGCTGCTGGCTGCGCCTGGCTCCCAGCCCGATTCGCCACTTCTCAACGCAATGAGCACAGAACTGCATCGTGCGGTAACGAGCCTGGGCGCGCCATCCGCAGGCAAAGCGGATGACGACTCGCAGCCGGCTCCCTACTTTGTGAGCTACGACGCGCACGACCTCTCGACGGTGTCCATCACCGCGCAGCAGGGCGCGCTGCTGGGAGATGACGCGGCGAACAACCGCGTGGTGGATGTCGTGATCCGCGTAGGCAGCCCGGCGCTGGACAACACGCATGGGCAGCATCGCGCCTCCGCGATTACGACTGTGCCGCTGCCGCTGGCCGATGACCAGGAGGCGTTGGCGCGGTCGCTGTGGTATGCGACGAATGCGGGCTACGGCAAGGCGCTGCAAACCTATCTGCAGGTAAAGACCGAGACGGGCGTGCGCGCAGACGAGGAAGATAAATCGCCGGACTTCTCGAAAGACACGGCGCAGACGGCATTGCAGGCTCCAGCACCTTCCCTCTCCGTGAACCGCGCGGCATGGGGCGAGCGGCTGCGAGCGCTGTCGGCAGTCTTTCGTGAGTATCCGCACGTGTACACGAACTTCGTGATGATGACGGCACAGAGTGAGACCGGATACTTCGTCTCCTCTGAAGGCGCGAAGGTGGTGACGCCACACCAGCTGGCGCGCGTCGTGGTATTTGCGAGCACGCGCGCCGATGACGGGATGGACCTCTTCCGCGCGCAGACCTTCGAAGCCAGAACTGCGGCCGAGCTGCCTTCGCAAAAAGAGATGGAAGCAGCAATGCACAAGCTGGGCGCGAGCCTCGAGGACCTGCGCAAGGCGCCTGTGACACAGCCCTACGATGGACCGGCGCTGCTCTCGGGCCGCGCAGCAGCGGTGTTCTTCCACGAAGTGCTGGGACATCGGCTGGAAGGCCAGCGGCAGCGTGGCGACCAGGAAGGGCAGACCTTTACAAAGGACATCGGCAAGGCGATTCTGCCGCCGTTCCTCTCGGTGGCCGACGATCCGACGATGGCGACCTTCGACGGCACATACCTGAGCGGCTATTACAGCTATGACGATGAAGGGCAGCGTGCGGAACGGGTGGCGCTGATCCAGGATGGCGTGCTGAAGACGTTTCTCATGTCGCGGCTGCCCATCGCGAGCTTCGCCAGCTCGAATGGGCATGGACGCGCGCAGATCGGGCTGATGCCGACGGGCCGGCAAGGGAACCTGATCGTGAGCTCAACGAAAACAGTGCCGGATAAGGAGCTGCGGCAGATGCTGATCGACGAGGCCAAGAAGCAGAACAAGCCCTACGGGCTCTACTTCGACGACATCTCGTCGGGCTTCGCGGTGACGAATCGCGCGGCACCGCAGGCTTTCCAGGTGATTCCTCTGGTGGTCTATCGCGTCTATACCGACGGCCGGCCGGATGAGCTGGTGCGCGGGGTGAGCATCGTAGGCACGCCTCAGGCGGCGCTGACGCGCATCGTAGCGACGGGCAATCATCCGGAGATATTCAACGGAGAATGCGGGGCCGAGTCGGGGAGCATTCCAGTCTCGGCCATTGCGCCGGCGATGCTGGTCAGCGAGATCGAGACGCAACGCCAGGAGCAGGGTACGGCGCGGCCGCCGATTCTGCCACCGCCGACGGCCGTCTCCACGGCAGCTCCGGAGGTGCATGAATGA
- a CDS encoding M48 family metallopeptidase, translating to MNRACPNIRVRLYAGSMTSFPTVYTLPPDKLLKAQALSHARTLAHFGGTAWTLLVLWLLVQSGLGARIAGWAARCTPRKWLQGLLVAPPWLLLLTAIDLPASLYLHHQYRLYGISVESWQLWLSDFAKSVVLTLLFGSIAFGVLYALLRKSPRRWWLWFWILAIPCEVAAVFIVPIVIDPLFDHFSPLAQRDPALVQSLERVVQRGGLAIPPSRMFVMDASRKVAAPNAYVTGFGASKRIVVWDTSLTMESSDEILAMYAHEQGHYVLHHIYLGMLYSFVVMLVFFWIAARLLVWAVACRGQRWRIPSLDDWSSLGLLLLAMSLLGFVADPVANVFSRWEEHAADVYGQEALHGIVANPQALCAGNFQHLGELWLEDPAPNALVEWWTSSHPSIAERVRFAAQYDPWGPGKRPRYFPPAP from the coding sequence GTGAATCGCGCCTGCCCAAACATCCGCGTCCGGCTCTATGCTGGCTCTATGACGAGCTTCCCCACCGTCTACACGCTGCCACCGGACAAGCTGCTCAAGGCGCAGGCACTCAGCCACGCCCGCACCCTCGCGCATTTTGGCGGTACTGCCTGGACGCTGCTTGTTCTCTGGCTCCTCGTGCAATCCGGTCTCGGTGCCCGCATCGCCGGCTGGGCTGCGCGATGCACCCCGCGCAAATGGCTTCAGGGCCTCCTCGTTGCGCCGCCGTGGCTGCTGCTGCTCACTGCGATCGATCTGCCTGCCTCGCTCTATCTCCATCATCAGTACCGTCTCTATGGCATCTCGGTGGAAAGCTGGCAGCTCTGGCTCAGTGACTTCGCCAAGTCTGTGGTGCTGACGCTTCTCTTCGGCTCTATCGCGTTCGGTGTGCTCTATGCACTGCTGCGCAAATCGCCGCGCCGCTGGTGGCTCTGGTTCTGGATCCTCGCCATTCCCTGCGAAGTCGCTGCTGTCTTCATCGTTCCCATCGTGATCGATCCGCTCTTCGATCATTTCTCCCCGCTCGCACAGCGTGACCCCGCGCTCGTCCAGTCCCTCGAGCGTGTCGTGCAGCGTGGCGGCCTCGCCATCCCGCCCTCGCGCATGTTCGTCATGGACGCGAGTCGCAAGGTGGCTGCTCCCAACGCCTATGTCACCGGCTTCGGCGCCTCCAAGCGCATCGTCGTCTGGGATACTTCGCTCACCATGGAATCCTCCGACGAAATTCTTGCCATGTACGCGCATGAGCAGGGCCACTACGTGCTGCACCATATCTATCTCGGCATGCTCTACTCCTTTGTTGTCATGCTTGTCTTCTTCTGGATCGCCGCACGCCTCCTTGTCTGGGCCGTCGCCTGCCGTGGCCAGCGCTGGCGTATTCCTTCGCTCGACGATTGGTCTTCGCTCGGTCTGCTGCTGCTCGCCATGTCGCTGCTCGGATTTGTAGCCGATCCGGTTGCAAATGTCTTCAGCCGCTGGGAAGAGCACGCGGCCGATGTCTATGGCCAGGAAGCACTGCATGGCATAGTCGCCAATCCCCAGGCTCTTTGCGCCGGAAACTTCCAGCATCTCGGCGAGCTGTGGCTCGAAGACCCTGCCCCCAATGCCTTGGTCGAGTGGTGGACCAGTAGCCATCCTTCGATTGCTGAGCGGGTGCGCTTTGCCGCGCAGTACGATCCCTGGGGCCCAGGCAAGCGCCCGCGCTACTTCCCGCCTGCGCCCTGA
- a CDS encoding metallopeptidase TldD-related protein gives MIRTLTYGLLGAALVLPISAAAQTQASSNTADAEKDPVLTAMLTELHRNQSQLQLQNFEKPYYIEYRIDDVTQYEASAGYGALVGEHETHRRIARVVVRVGDYKLDSSGERGDASLEVTSIDNDAMALRYALWAATDAAYKNALNNLTAKQAALKSVQTPPQADDFSHEKAVVSIAPVAHPDLDRAAWMQRLVEATGTYRSDAATKDFAAEIQTSEGTLESRLRTEYLVNTEGTIVRKSGVTYRAEVQAEAQAADGMRLERSYSVSGVTNADLGSAEHFHNGILRMLTGLNNLRLAPVMADEYHGPVLFSGGASAHVFDELFARALAAHRPELGSSARTVGPFASSYHTRVLPDFMKVIDDPSLTTFDGKPVLGAYTIDDEGVPAQAVTAVDNGRLLSYLTGREPIRDFPASNGHARAATAGAATPRVGVLHIESSETISPDELEKKLVAMGKDQGLDSVYLVDTLSGTERPRTLFRIKVSDGSREMVRGAQLGDVDLRLLRSGILAVGNNPYVANTFGDIPSTVIAPPLLFDDVTVKKAEQRNDKLPYYPPPQ, from the coding sequence ATGATCCGTACACTGACATACGGGCTGCTGGGCGCTGCGCTGGTACTGCCGATTTCCGCCGCAGCACAGACGCAAGCTTCTTCCAATACAGCAGACGCGGAGAAAGATCCGGTTCTGACGGCGATGTTGACGGAGCTGCATCGGAATCAGTCCCAGCTACAGTTACAAAATTTCGAGAAGCCATATTACATCGAGTACCGCATCGACGATGTGACGCAGTACGAAGCATCAGCAGGGTATGGCGCTCTGGTTGGCGAGCACGAGACGCATCGGCGCATTGCACGCGTAGTGGTGCGGGTGGGAGATTACAAGCTCGACTCCTCGGGCGAGCGCGGCGATGCTTCGCTTGAAGTCACGTCCATCGACAATGACGCGATGGCGTTGCGCTACGCGCTGTGGGCGGCGACGGACGCAGCCTACAAGAATGCACTCAACAACCTGACGGCGAAGCAGGCAGCGCTCAAGTCGGTGCAGACTCCGCCACAGGCCGATGATTTTTCGCACGAGAAGGCGGTGGTGTCGATTGCGCCGGTGGCGCACCCCGATCTTGACCGCGCGGCGTGGATGCAACGCCTGGTAGAGGCGACGGGAACCTACCGCAGCGATGCGGCCACGAAAGACTTTGCCGCAGAGATTCAGACAAGCGAAGGCACGCTCGAGTCGCGGTTGCGCACCGAATACCTGGTGAACACCGAGGGAACTATCGTGCGCAAGAGCGGTGTAACCTATCGCGCCGAGGTGCAGGCCGAAGCGCAGGCAGCAGACGGCATGCGCCTTGAACGCTCCTACAGCGTGAGCGGCGTAACCAATGCAGACCTGGGCAGCGCAGAACACTTCCACAATGGCATTCTCCGGATGCTTACCGGGTTAAACAATCTGCGGCTGGCTCCTGTGATGGCCGACGAATATCACGGACCGGTATTGTTTTCGGGCGGCGCATCGGCACACGTCTTCGACGAGCTGTTCGCACGGGCGCTGGCGGCACACCGGCCGGAGCTGGGATCGTCGGCACGCACGGTTGGGCCGTTCGCTTCGAGCTATCACACGCGTGTGCTGCCGGACTTCATGAAAGTGATCGACGATCCTTCGCTCACTACCTTCGACGGCAAGCCGGTGCTGGGCGCGTACACGATCGATGACGAAGGGGTGCCGGCGCAGGCGGTTACAGCGGTCGACAATGGGCGACTGCTGAGCTATCTCACCGGACGAGAACCGATCCGCGATTTTCCTGCATCGAACGGCCACGCGCGAGCGGCAACAGCTGGCGCGGCAACACCGCGCGTGGGCGTACTGCACATCGAGTCTTCGGAGACCATCTCGCCTGACGAGCTTGAGAAGAAACTGGTGGCCATGGGCAAGGACCAGGGCCTCGACTCGGTGTACCTGGTGGATACGCTGAGCGGGACGGAGCGTCCACGCACGCTGTTCCGCATCAAGGTGTCGGATGGCTCGCGCGAGATGGTGCGCGGAGCACAGCTGGGCGATGTCGACCTTCGGCTGCTGCGCTCGGGAATCCTGGCGGTGGGCAACAATCCATATGTCGCCAATACCTTCGGCGACATTCCGAGCACCGTGATTGCGCCGCCGCTGCTCTTTGACGATGTGACGGTGAAGAAGGCAGAGCAGAGGAACGACAAGCTGCCCTACTATCCTCCGCCACAATAG
- a CDS encoding DUF3455 domain-containing protein: MAQSSGASPVDPPAGAHLLMTAQGQGLQIYICTDRQWVLQAPDAKLFNAQGTQIGTHFAGPTWLLNDGSQVKGKVLATQASPDSKAVPWLLLEAVPNSGSGQFASVAWITRTNTQGGKAPAVVCPGPGAKLPVAYTATYSFYTR; encoded by the coding sequence ATGGCCCAGTCTTCCGGAGCTTCTCCGGTCGACCCACCAGCAGGCGCGCATCTGCTGATGACCGCGCAGGGCCAGGGCTTGCAGATATACATCTGCACGGACCGGCAGTGGGTTCTGCAGGCTCCGGATGCCAAGCTGTTCAACGCGCAGGGGACACAGATCGGCACGCACTTTGCCGGGCCTACATGGCTCCTCAACGACGGCAGCCAGGTAAAAGGCAAGGTCCTGGCTACGCAGGCTTCTCCGGATTCCAAAGCGGTGCCGTGGCTGCTGCTCGAAGCGGTGCCGAATTCGGGCAGCGGGCAGTTCGCCTCCGTGGCATGGATTACCCGCACCAATACGCAGGGCGGCAAGGCTCCGGCCGTGGTCTGTCCCGGCCCCGGGGCGAAGCTGCCCGTTGCCTACACCGCCACGTACAGCTTCTACACGCGGTAG
- a CDS encoding metal-dependent hydrolase family protein, whose protein sequence is MHVLRCLVVPAALTAALIALPVFAQTPARTLIRAGHVLNVHDGSEPSDQTIIVTGDRITAIAPTASTPKQAGDTEIDLRGMTVMPGLIDVHTHLTSATDFDPYTELATSVAKSALIGARNAKVTLEAGFTTVRNVGAEGYADVDLRDAINEGLVEGPHMQVSGPPLGITGGHCDENLLPIGYHVQAGGVADGVEAVQHKVRETIKYGADVIKICATGGVLSKGDDPQASQYTLEEMKAIVADAHRLGRKVAAHAHGSQGILWATEAGVDSIEHGSYMNDEDIAAMKAHGTYFVPTAYLIDWMQQSGKLPPFYAQKMKDVSAVEKANAKRAIAAGLKVALGTDAAVYPHGLNAHELDVYVNQFGMTPLAAIQTGTLNAADLMGWSDKIGSLDAGKWADIIAVEGDPLKDVRILQHVPFVMKSGTVYKSEIPHA, encoded by the coding sequence ATGCACGTGCTTCGCTGTCTTGTGGTTCCCGCCGCTCTCACCGCCGCCCTTATTGCGCTGCCAGTCTTCGCGCAGACACCCGCACGCACACTGATCCGCGCCGGACACGTGCTGAACGTGCATGACGGCTCGGAGCCCTCCGACCAGACGATCATCGTAACCGGCGACCGCATCACGGCGATCGCGCCCACAGCCTCCACGCCGAAGCAGGCCGGAGACACGGAGATCGACCTGCGCGGAATGACCGTCATGCCGGGGCTGATCGACGTGCACACGCATCTCACAAGCGCCACCGACTTCGATCCCTACACAGAACTGGCAACCTCGGTCGCGAAGAGCGCGCTGATCGGCGCACGCAATGCGAAGGTAACGCTCGAAGCCGGATTCACGACGGTACGCAACGTAGGCGCCGAGGGTTATGCGGATGTGGATCTGCGGGATGCCATCAACGAAGGATTGGTGGAGGGGCCACACATGCAGGTGAGCGGGCCACCGCTGGGCATCACCGGCGGCCACTGCGATGAGAACCTGCTGCCGATCGGCTACCACGTGCAGGCAGGCGGTGTGGCCGACGGCGTGGAAGCGGTGCAGCACAAGGTTCGCGAGACGATCAAATACGGCGCGGATGTAATCAAGATCTGCGCGACGGGCGGCGTGCTCTCAAAGGGCGACGACCCGCAGGCATCGCAGTACACGCTCGAGGAGATGAAGGCCATCGTCGCCGATGCGCACCGGCTGGGGCGCAAGGTGGCAGCGCATGCGCATGGATCGCAGGGCATCCTGTGGGCGACAGAGGCCGGGGTTGACTCCATCGAGCACGGCTCATACATGAACGACGAGGATATTGCGGCGATGAAGGCGCACGGTACCTACTTTGTGCCAACGGCGTACCTCATCGACTGGATGCAGCAGAGCGGAAAGCTTCCTCCGTTCTATGCCCAAAAGATGAAGGATGTGAGCGCGGTGGAGAAAGCGAATGCCAAGCGAGCCATTGCCGCGGGGCTGAAGGTTGCGCTAGGCACGGATGCAGCAGTCTATCCGCATGGACTGAACGCGCATGAGCTGGATGTGTATGTGAATCAGTTCGGCATGACGCCGCTGGCCGCGATCCAGACGGGAACGCTCAACGCAGCGGACCTGATGGGATGGAGCGACAAGATCGGTTCCCTCGACGCGGGCAAATGGGCCGACATCATCGCGGTCGAGGGCGATCCGCTGAAGGATGTGCGCATTCTTCAGCATGTGCCGTTCGTGATGAAGTCTGGCACCGTCTATAAGAGCGAGATACCACACGCATGA
- a CDS encoding histidine triad nucleotide-binding protein: MDCIFCKIAAGEIPSKQLYSDETVYAFADIDPKAPFHALIIPREHIGSLAEAAGHHKAVLGHMHVTAAGLAREHGLDNGYRVVINTGPDGGQTVSHLHLHLLGGRPMAWPPG, from the coding sequence ATGGACTGCATCTTCTGCAAAATTGCGGCGGGAGAGATTCCGTCGAAGCAGCTCTACTCCGATGAAACGGTGTACGCCTTCGCGGATATTGACCCCAAGGCGCCCTTCCATGCGCTCATTATTCCGCGTGAGCACATCGGCTCGTTGGCCGAGGCCGCCGGGCATCACAAGGCTGTCCTCGGGCACATGCACGTCACAGCTGCCGGGCTGGCCCGTGAGCATGGCCTCGACAATGGCTATCGCGTCGTCATCAATACTGGCCCGGACGGTGGCCAGACCGTCTCGCACCTGCACCTGCACCTGCTCGGCGGCCGGCCTATGGCCTGGCCTCCGGGGTAA
- a CDS encoding EAL and HDOD domain-containing protein yields the protein MATEVLPARSTLALAESVARRFVARQAIFDRQRKVFGYELLFRSGWENSFSGDLNDATRKMIADGALYGFHDLTHGAPAFVNCTHESLVNGLVTLLPRSTVLEILETVEGNSEVLEACMRYKAMGYKLALDDFRMHEGTRDLIPLADYIKIDFTLSDARERRQIRDALRGRDVILLAEKIETEAELAAAIDEGFTLFQGYFFCHPTVFSKRRMPANGANYLYLLSALCQGDFHISRVALLLRSEAALSYQLLRLVNSAGYGVNHEVRSLEDALMLAGEDQFRKLLINAIATETCRNRCSELLVQVLHRARFLELMSGWTHEDASEQYLLGLLSLMDVLLDQPVEDLLLELPLRREIRTALCGDTGNAGTALKLYEHYRDADWFYCLHACANLHITEDKLSDLYRQSLLWAEKAASLEPPPAYAAS from the coding sequence ATGGCGACAGAAGTATTGCCTGCGCGCTCCACACTTGCCCTGGCTGAGTCCGTCGCCCGACGCTTTGTAGCACGCCAGGCGATCTTCGACCGGCAGCGAAAAGTCTTTGGCTACGAGTTGCTATTCCGCTCCGGGTGGGAAAACTCCTTCTCCGGCGACTTGAACGACGCGACACGAAAGATGATCGCCGATGGCGCACTCTATGGCTTCCACGACCTGACACATGGCGCGCCGGCGTTCGTGAACTGCACGCATGAGTCACTGGTGAATGGATTGGTGACACTGCTGCCCCGTTCGACCGTGCTCGAGATTCTCGAGACAGTAGAGGGCAACAGCGAGGTACTCGAAGCCTGCATGCGCTATAAGGCGATGGGCTACAAGCTGGCCCTCGACGACTTCCGCATGCATGAGGGCACGCGCGACCTGATCCCGCTGGCGGACTACATCAAAATCGACTTCACCCTCTCCGATGCGCGTGAGCGGCGGCAGATCCGCGATGCGTTGCGCGGACGCGACGTGATCCTGCTGGCGGAGAAGATCGAGACCGAAGCGGAGCTGGCGGCCGCAATCGACGAAGGCTTCACGCTCTTTCAGGGATATTTCTTCTGCCATCCAACGGTCTTTTCCAAGCGGCGGATGCCGGCGAACGGTGCGAACTATCTCTACCTGCTGTCCGCGCTGTGCCAGGGTGATTTTCACATTTCGCGCGTTGCATTACTGCTGCGTTCAGAGGCAGCACTGAGCTATCAATTGCTGCGGCTGGTGAACTCCGCAGGCTATGGAGTCAACCACGAGGTGCGCTCGCTCGAAGATGCGCTGATGCTGGCCGGCGAAGACCAGTTCCGCAAGCTGCTGATCAACGCCATTGCCACGGAGACCTGCCGCAACCGTTGTTCCGAGCTGCTGGTTCAGGTGCTGCACCGCGCCCGCTTCCTCGAGCTGATGTCCGGATGGACGCACGAGGACGCCAGTGAGCAGTACCTGCTGGGCCTGCTCTCGCTGATGGATGTGCTGTTGGATCAACCCGTGGAAGACCTGCTGCTGGAGCTGCCGCTGCGGCGGGAGATTCGCACCGCGCTATGCGGCGACACCGGCAACGCGGGTACAGCGCTGAAGCTCTACGAGCACTATCGCGACGCCGACTGGTTCTATTGCCTGCATGCATGCGCAAATCTGCACATCACGGAAGATAAGCTCTCCGACCTTTATCGCCAGTCGCTGCTGTGGGCGGAGAAGGCTGCTTCGCTTGAGCCTCCTCCGGCATACGCAGCGAGTTGA
- a CDS encoding methyltransferase family protein, with the protein MKATGFEFRFRIWIGFLIYVLGFWTPWLRYGAGAARVTTTWLELSGELGRVMPLETASLTITLAALACIAAGAAFRVWGTAYLGGSIVQSATMHAQGVVAAGPYRHVRNPLYFGAWLFGVGISILMPVTGALVFIVLSFVQVLRLILREEPYLTGQQGQAYLDYCARVPRFVPSAKPKLAASSLHPAWAQAMVAESFYLTMLIAFAVLAWRYNAQLLTQALLVCFGLSLVVRALFVRKA; encoded by the coding sequence ATGAAGGCAACGGGCTTTGAGTTTCGCTTTCGCATCTGGATCGGGTTCCTGATTTATGTGCTGGGCTTCTGGACGCCATGGCTACGCTATGGCGCTGGCGCGGCTCGGGTAACAACGACATGGCTCGAGCTTTCGGGCGAGCTGGGACGCGTCATGCCGCTCGAGACGGCTTCTCTCACGATCACGCTGGCAGCGCTGGCATGCATCGCAGCCGGCGCTGCATTTCGCGTGTGGGGCACAGCCTATCTCGGCGGCTCGATCGTGCAGTCGGCGACGATGCATGCACAGGGAGTGGTCGCAGCCGGGCCGTATCGGCACGTACGCAACCCACTCTACTTCGGCGCATGGCTGTTCGGCGTGGGTATCTCGATCCTGATGCCGGTGACGGGAGCCCTGGTGTTCATCGTGCTGAGCTTTGTGCAGGTCCTGCGGCTGATCCTGCGAGAAGAGCCATATCTCACCGGGCAGCAAGGGCAGGCGTATCTCGACTACTGCGCGCGAGTACCGCGATTTGTGCCCAGCGCAAAACCGAAGCTGGCAGCATCCTCTCTGCATCCCGCGTGGGCACAGGCCATGGTGGCAGAGAGCTTCTACCTGACCATGCTGATCGCATTTGCCGTGCTGGCGTGGCGCTATAACGCGCAGCTGCTGACGCAGGCACTGCTGGTGTGCTTCGGGCTGTCACTGGTGGTGCGAGCGCTGTTCGTGCGCAAGGCATGA
- a CDS encoding HU family DNA-binding protein, whose protein sequence is MAAALTKTALVRLLAEKLELTNKQAAAFLDLLAETAIKETKKNGVFVIPGLGRLVKAERKARIGRNPQTGEQIKIKAKTVVKFRVAKAAKDTIAPPKK, encoded by the coding sequence ATGGCAGCAGCTCTTACCAAAACCGCACTGGTCCGCCTTCTGGCGGAGAAGCTCGAACTGACCAACAAGCAGGCCGCGGCCTTCCTTGACCTGCTCGCGGAAACCGCGATCAAGGAAACCAAGAAGAACGGCGTATTCGTGATCCCTGGCCTGGGCCGTCTGGTCAAGGCAGAGCGCAAGGCGCGCATCGGCCGCAACCCGCAGACCGGTGAGCAGATCAAGATCAAGGCCAAGACCGTGGTCAAGTTCCGCGTGGCCAAGGCCGCGAAGGATACCATCGCTCCGCCGAAGAAGTAG